The Formosa sp. Hel1_33_131 genome window below encodes:
- the def gene encoding peptide deformylase, giving the protein MILPIVAYGDPVLKKRGTEISKDYPKLEQVIANMYESMYGAFGVGLAAPQVGLSIRLFLVDTTPFADDESYSPEEQAELKAFKRTFINAKILEESGEEWDFNEGCLSIPNVREDVSRCPKIKVEYQDEDFKTHVEEFDGLIARVIQHEYDHIEGVLFTDKVSTLKKRLLKGKLTNISKGKTSVDYRMRFPNISKKRS; this is encoded by the coding sequence ATGATTTTACCAATTGTGGCTTATGGAGATCCAGTTCTTAAAAAAAGAGGAACTGAAATTTCTAAAGACTATCCAAAATTAGAGCAAGTTATTGCCAATATGTACGAATCTATGTACGGCGCTTTTGGCGTTGGCTTAGCCGCACCACAGGTTGGGCTTTCAATTCGTTTGTTTTTAGTGGACACCACTCCTTTTGCAGATGATGAAAGCTATTCACCTGAAGAGCAAGCGGAATTAAAAGCCTTTAAACGCACCTTTATAAATGCCAAAATACTTGAAGAATCAGGTGAAGAATGGGATTTTAACGAAGGCTGTTTAAGCATTCCCAACGTGCGCGAAGATGTATCTAGATGTCCAAAAATAAAAGTGGAATATCAAGATGAAGATTTTAAAACACATGTTGAAGAATTCGATGGTTTAATTGCGAGAGTCATTCAGCACGAATACGATCATATCGAAGGTGTTCTGTTTACAGACAAAGTCTCTACCTTAAAAAAACGTCTATTAAAAGGAAAGTTAACCAATATTTCTAAGGGAAAAACCAGTGTTGATTACCGCATGCGATTTCCAAATATTTCAAAAAAACGATCTTAA
- the ruvX gene encoding Holliday junction resolvase RuvX, with the protein MGRLLAIDYGSKRCGIAVTDEMQIIASGLTTVETKKLIPFLKTYCKDESVDLFLIGLPKQMNNELSESEPLILKFIELLKKQIPLIPIERVDERFTSKMAFQTMIDSGLKKKQRQNKALVDEISATLILQSYLHNK; encoded by the coding sequence ATGGGACGATTATTAGCAATTGATTATGGAAGTAAACGCTGTGGCATCGCTGTCACTGACGAAATGCAAATTATTGCTTCGGGTTTGACTACGGTAGAGACCAAAAAACTCATACCCTTTTTAAAAACCTATTGTAAGGACGAATCAGTAGATCTGTTTTTAATCGGTTTGCCAAAACAAATGAACAACGAACTCTCTGAGAGTGAGCCTTTAATTTTGAAATTCATTGAACTCTTAAAAAAACAAATCCCCTTGATTCCCATTGAACGAGTGGATGAACGTTTTACTTCTAAGATGGCATTTCAAACGATGATTGACAGTGGTCTCAAAAAAAAACAACGTCAAAACAAGGCGCTTGTCGATGAAATTAGTGCGACTCTTATTCTCCAATCCTATCTTCATAATAAATAA
- a CDS encoding glycosyltransferase family 2 protein — MKSPTISVIISTYNQPEWLRKTLLGYQYQTFDSFEIVIADDGSDDRTKTIIEQFQTQTPLQIIHVWHEDQGFQKTTILNKAILASNSDYLIFTDGDCIPRNDFVAVHYQKRAPNSFLSGGYFKLPKTISDLITESDIEAQTCFDPKWLLYLGLKKTFKLNKLCSKGRKELLLNKYTVTKATWNGMNSSAWKKDIMSVNGFDSRMQYGGEDREFGERLVNYKVKGLQIRYSAICLHLFHLRGYKNEAAIIANLNIRAQTKKEKIIKTPFGISQL, encoded by the coding sequence ATGAAGTCTCCTACTATTTCTGTCATTATCAGTACTTATAATCAACCAGAATGGTTGCGTAAAACGCTTTTAGGCTATCAATATCAGACCTTTGATTCTTTTGAAATTGTTATTGCAGACGATGGTTCTGACGACCGCACAAAAACAATCATTGAACAGTTTCAAACACAAACACCCTTACAAATTATTCATGTTTGGCATGAAGACCAAGGATTTCAGAAAACAACAATTTTAAACAAAGCTATTCTTGCCTCTAATTCAGACTATCTCATATTTACAGATGGAGATTGCATCCCTCGAAATGATTTTGTAGCAGTGCATTATCAAAAAAGAGCTCCCAATTCTTTCTTGTCGGGGGGCTATTTTAAACTTCCTAAAACAATTTCAGATTTAATAACAGAGTCAGATATAGAGGCACAAACGTGTTTTGATCCAAAATGGCTTTTATACCTTGGTCTTAAAAAAACTTTTAAGCTAAACAAATTGTGTTCTAAAGGTCGTAAAGAATTGTTGTTAAACAAATACACGGTCACAAAAGCAACCTGGAACGGGATGAATTCTTCTGCTTGGAAAAAAGATATTATGTCGGTTAACGGTTTTGATTCCCGAATGCAATATGGGGGAGAGGATCGCGAATTTGGGGAACGTTTAGTGAATTACAAAGTCAAAGGGCTACAAATCAGATACAGTGCTATTTGTCTGCATTTATTTCATTTAAGAGGCTATAAAAACGAAGCGGCTATCATTGCTAATCTGAACATCAGGGCTCAAACTAAAAAGGAGAAAATTATAAAAACACCTTTTGGAATCAGTCAACTCTAA
- a CDS encoding 2,3,4,5-tetrahydropyridine-2,6-dicarboxylate N-succinyltransferase, with the protein MDNLRSLIETAWENRTLLNENTTKNAIRKIVDLLDKGELRVAEPTTDGWQVNEWVKKAVVMYFPIQTMETIEVGPFEFHDKIPLKTGYAEKGIRVVPHAVARHGAYISKGTILMPSYVNIGAYVDEGTMVDTWATVGSCAQIGKNVHLSGGVGIGGVLEPLQAAPVIIEDNAFIGSRCIVVEGVRVETEAVLGAGVVLTMSTKIIDVTGDKPVEYKGLVPARSVVIPGSYVKEFPSGNYNVPCALIIGKRKESTNKKTSLNDALRTHNVAV; encoded by the coding sequence ATGGATAACTTACGATCACTTATAGAAACTGCTTGGGAAAACCGAACACTTTTAAACGAAAATACTACAAAAAATGCGATTAGAAAAATCGTTGATTTATTAGATAAAGGAGAACTTAGAGTTGCTGAGCCCACAACAGATGGTTGGCAGGTGAATGAGTGGGTCAAAAAAGCAGTGGTGATGTATTTCCCTATCCAAACGATGGAAACTATTGAGGTTGGACCGTTTGAGTTTCATGATAAAATTCCATTAAAAACAGGCTATGCGGAAAAAGGCATTCGTGTAGTGCCACATGCAGTGGCGCGCCATGGTGCTTATATTTCCAAAGGAACTATTTTGATGCCAAGCTATGTGAATATTGGAGCGTACGTAGATGAGGGCACCATGGTTGACACATGGGCGACTGTAGGAAGTTGTGCGCAAATTGGTAAAAACGTTCACCTTTCAGGCGGCGTTGGTATTGGCGGTGTGTTGGAACCGCTTCAAGCGGCTCCCGTAATTATTGAAGATAATGCCTTTATTGGTTCGCGCTGCATTGTTGTGGAAGGAGTTCGTGTGGAAACGGAAGCTGTATTAGGTGCCGGAGTTGTCTTGACTATGAGTACAAAAATCATTGATGTAACTGGTGATAAACCCGTTGAATATAAAGGACTTGTACCTGCACGTTCGGTTGTGATTCCTGGGAGTTATGTAAAAGAATTCCCTTCTGGAAACTACAATGTTCCTTGTGCTTTGATTATTGGAAAAAGAAAAGAAAGCACCAACAAAAAAACGTCTTTAAACGATGCTTTAAGAACGCATAATGTTGCGGTTTAA
- a CDS encoding lipopolysaccharide kinase InaA family protein — protein MNNIIIHSKFSSYSTAISKAISDFETSGITVLKGDRNTIKSLKIEGLHLNIKQFKTPNVFNSFVYKYIRKSKARRSYEYGNLLTQKSILTPTPIAYFEASSWFGLKQSYYVSQHVAYDFDFRVLIHDLKFPNRVEILKQFTAFTFKLHEENVNFLDHSPGNTLIVKTDVAQYDFYLIDLNRMRFEAMNFKKRMHNFRRLWLSKAMIQIMSKEYAVLSETPLTEIQSGMLHYSRQFQKKIDTKKLKRSGRKMVFKSTD, from the coding sequence ATGAATAATATTATTATACATTCCAAATTCTCCTCTTATTCTACTGCAATATCAAAGGCAATAAGTGATTTTGAAACCTCAGGGATTACCGTGCTGAAAGGAGATCGAAATACCATAAAATCTCTCAAAATTGAAGGGCTGCATTTGAATATTAAACAATTTAAAACCCCAAATGTTTTTAATTCCTTTGTTTATAAATACATTCGTAAATCAAAAGCACGAAGATCCTATGAGTATGGAAATTTATTAACTCAAAAATCTATTTTAACACCTACCCCGATCGCTTATTTTGAAGCCTCATCATGGTTTGGTCTCAAACAAAGTTACTATGTCAGTCAGCATGTAGCCTATGATTTTGATTTTAGAGTATTGATTCATGATTTAAAGTTTCCAAACAGAGTTGAAATTTTAAAACAGTTTACAGCTTTCACGTTTAAACTACACGAAGAAAATGTCAATTTCTTAGACCATTCTCCAGGGAATACACTCATTGTAAAAACAGATGTGGCTCAATACGATTTTTATTTAATCGATTTGAATCGCATGCGTTTTGAGGCGATGAATTTTAAAAAACGAATGCATAATTTTAGGCGCCTCTGGTTGTCTAAGGCGATGATACAAATTATGTCTAAAGAGTATGCGGTATTAAGCGAAACTCCGCTAACGGAAATTCAGAGCGGAATGCTTCATTATAGCCGTCAGTTTCAGAAAAAAATAGATACTAAAAAGCTAAAACGAAGCGGTCGAAAAATGGTATTTAAATCTACGGATTAA
- a CDS encoding glycosyltransferase family 9 protein: MKKILVIQNKRIGDVLIASLIAANIKKVIPNSRVDYLVYDYTTGVIENNPNIDRIIPLNEKELKKIPTLLKTAWHIRKENYDIIFDPYSKFQSKFISLLSKAPIRVGYQKKGKSSIFNFHTHKVLPLDKKTLPCGKSIEERVHLVDSAFPLEAPIYTPKIYLTDTEKKYSQLNNYSKPVVMVGVLGSTPQKSMPYSYIVELIDYVTSNFEVNVMFNYAPNQKAEATKIYEACKHQDAIIFDLYEPNIRGFISLMNQCKLLIANEGGSVHIAKALDKPTFTIFSPYILKSDWSSFEDGQLHTSVHLLDEKPDLFSTSREERRKIEEDPTFLYNQLTPEIILKNLTPFLKHHIS; encoded by the coding sequence ATGAAAAAAATACTTGTAATTCAAAATAAGCGAATTGGTGATGTACTCATTGCCTCTTTAATCGCAGCGAATATTAAAAAAGTAATCCCAAATTCTCGGGTTGATTATTTGGTTTATGACTACACAACAGGTGTGATCGAAAACAATCCCAACATTGATAGAATCATTCCATTGAATGAAAAAGAATTAAAGAAAATTCCAACGCTTCTTAAAACGGCTTGGCACATCCGAAAGGAAAACTATGATATTATTTTTGATCCGTATTCAAAGTTTCAAAGTAAGTTCATTTCACTGCTCTCAAAAGCCCCCATTCGTGTAGGCTATCAAAAAAAGGGTAAAAGTTCTATTTTTAATTTTCATACGCATAAGGTGCTACCTTTAGATAAAAAAACACTGCCATGCGGGAAATCTATCGAAGAAAGAGTTCATTTGGTGGATTCAGCATTTCCATTAGAAGCTCCCATTTACACGCCAAAAATTTATTTAACAGATACAGAAAAAAAGTATTCACAATTAAATAACTATTCTAAACCAGTGGTGATGGTTGGTGTTTTGGGAAGTACTCCTCAAAAATCAATGCCGTATTCGTATATCGTGGAGCTCATTGATTACGTCACTTCCAATTTTGAAGTGAATGTAATGTTCAACTATGCGCCAAATCAAAAAGCAGAGGCCACTAAAATTTATGAGGCTTGTAAGCACCAAGACGCCATCATTTTTGATCTTTATGAACCGAATATCAGAGGCTTTATTTCGCTAATGAATCAGTGTAAACTTTTGATTGCTAATGAAGGTGGGAGTGTTCATATCGCTAAAGCACTTGACAAACCAACGTTTACAATTTTCTCTCCCTACATCTTAAAATCGGATTGGTCTAGTTTTGAAGATGGACAGCTGCATACCTCTGTACATTTGTTGGACGAAAAACCCGATTTATTTTCCACTTCAAGAGAGGAACGTCGGAAAATTGAAGAAGACCCTACGTTTTTATACAATCAACTGACCCCAGAAATTATTCTTAAGAACTTAACGCCGTTTTTAAAACATCATATCTCATGA
- a CDS encoding class I SAM-dependent methyltransferase has protein sequence MSKLSYLDKFHIWRRKLRWNRQYKKGRWDYLRNDVEAPRYSKILEFIKQHSKKQASILDLGSGEGVLRMRLENEAIGYFLGIDFSKFSIETANNYKFKNADFQVADLHYYKPPQEFDVIVFNEAFYYINDAVRAKVLNRILGKLKKDGILITSIFKEGSGCWKYFDIPELEQLDFSKVASEKGTAYWKLGVYRKL, from the coding sequence ATGAGTAAACTAAGTTATTTAGATAAATTTCATATTTGGCGTCGAAAATTACGTTGGAATCGACAGTACAAAAAAGGGCGATGGGATTATTTGAGAAATGATGTAGAAGCCCCTCGCTATTCAAAAATATTAGAATTTATAAAACAGCATTCCAAAAAACAAGCTAGTATTTTAGACTTAGGATCTGGCGAAGGGGTGTTAAGAATGCGGTTAGAAAATGAAGCTATTGGCTATTTTTTAGGTATTGATTTTTCTAAATTCTCTATTGAAACTGCAAATAATTACAAGTTTAAAAATGCTGATTTTCAGGTTGCGGATTTGCATTACTACAAACCCCCTCAAGAATTTGATGTCATCGTTTTTAATGAAGCTTTTTATTATATTAATGACGCCGTTAGAGCCAAGGTTCTGAATCGGATTTTAGGCAAGCTTAAAAAAGATGGGATCTTAATCACGTCTATTTTTAAAGAAGGTTCTGGATGTTGGAAGTATTTTGACATCCCTGAACTAGAACAATTAGATTTTTCTAAAGTAGCTTCGGAGAAAGGAACTGCCTATTGGAAATTAGGAGTGTACAGAAAGCTATAA
- a CDS encoding glycosyltransferase family 2 protein — MNQIDTSIVISTYNSTEWLAKVLYGYNNQTYRLFEIVIADDGSNQETFDLIEKIQKEVFYPIVHVWHEDNGFQKSQILNKAIEKCNTPYIIMSDGDCIPRVDFVEVHVKHRKQGLFLSGGYFMLPMNISKLISDEDIYEGRCFDLKWLKSNGLKMSFKNNKLTARGFKSWLLNLLTPTTASWNGHNASGWKKDIMSINGFDERMQYGGQDRELGERLFNYGIKSKQIRYSAICVHLDHPRSYKTQESINKNLEIRKNIKSANRSWTDYGIFKMF, encoded by the coding sequence ATGAATCAAATAGACACTTCTATTGTTATAAGCACATATAACTCCACTGAATGGTTAGCAAAAGTACTCTATGGGTATAATAATCAGACGTACAGATTATTTGAAATTGTAATTGCCGACGACGGATCTAATCAAGAAACGTTTGATCTTATTGAAAAAATTCAAAAAGAAGTTTTTTATCCGATTGTACATGTGTGGCATGAGGATAATGGGTTTCAAAAATCTCAAATATTAAACAAAGCGATTGAAAAATGCAATACTCCCTACATCATTATGTCAGATGGGGATTGCATTCCAAGAGTCGATTTTGTGGAAGTTCATGTCAAACATAGAAAACAAGGTTTGTTTTTATCAGGAGGTTATTTTATGCTGCCTATGAATATTTCAAAGCTAATTTCCGATGAAGATATTTATGAAGGTCGTTGTTTTGATCTGAAATGGTTAAAATCAAACGGTTTAAAAATGTCTTTTAAAAACAATAAACTCACCGCAAGAGGTTTTAAATCTTGGCTTTTGAATTTGTTGACGCCAACCACTGCAAGTTGGAATGGACACAATGCTTCAGGCTGGAAAAAAGATATTATGTCGATTAATGGTTTTGATGAGCGCATGCAATATGGTGGGCAAGACCGCGAACTCGGAGAGCGTTTGTTTAACTATGGCATAAAGAGTAAGCAAATTAGATACAGTGCTATTTGTGTGCATCTCGACCATCCACGGAGTTATAAAACTCAAGAATCGATTAATAAGAATCTAGAAATCAGAAAAAACATCAAATCTGCAAACAGATCTTGGACTGATTATGGTATTTTTAAAATGTTTTAA
- a CDS encoding glycosyltransferase family 2 protein, whose product MQTLTVIIPTYNEAQYLEGALYSVKFADEIIVVDSMSSDATVKIATDHGCQVISRKFDNFSNQKNHALQFATSDWVLFLDGDERITHALQKEILEALKSNKHTGYKLNFPHFYMNRFLYHHDNNVTRLVVRDKCHFEGSVHEKLIVEGSIGTLKNKVLHYTYKGLLHYIGKKDSYAWFQAERILSKGKGMNYFHLAFKPAYRFFHEYIVRRGFLDGIPGLAVAAINSYGVFSRYAKLMLLKKGLK is encoded by the coding sequence ATGCAAACTTTAACCGTCATAATCCCAACGTATAACGAAGCCCAATATCTGGAGGGCGCCTTATATTCTGTTAAATTTGCAGATGAAATTATTGTCGTGGACTCTATGAGTTCTGACGCTACTGTTAAAATTGCAACCGATCACGGATGTCAAGTTATATCTAGAAAGTTTGATAACTTTTCGAATCAAAAAAATCACGCACTACAATTTGCTACTAGTGATTGGGTTCTGTTTTTAGATGGAGATGAACGCATTACACATGCGCTTCAAAAGGAAATTTTAGAAGCTCTGAAATCCAATAAACACACAGGCTATAAACTTAATTTCCCTCACTTCTATATGAATCGTTTTTTATACCATCATGACAACAATGTCACACGCTTAGTGGTGAGAGACAAATGTCATTTTGAAGGAAGTGTGCACGAAAAACTTATTGTTGAGGGCTCTATTGGAACGCTGAAAAACAAAGTATTACACTATACTTACAAAGGCTTATTGCATTATATTGGTAAAAAAGATTCCTATGCTTGGTTTCAAGCCGAACGAATTTTGTCCAAAGGAAAAGGGATGAATTATTTTCATTTAGCTTTTAAACCGGCCTACAGATTTTTCCATGAATATATTGTAAGACGTGGGTTTTTAGATGGAATTCCTGGACTGGCCGTTGCAGCGATTAATTCCTACGGCGTGTTTTCGAGATACGCCAAATTGATGCTCCTCAAAAAAGGCCTAAAATAA
- a CDS encoding polysaccharide deacetylase family protein yields MYHNICDQPSKSKGLTLSYEKLEIQFQYLVAQGYTSLHFSDIQKFKQTDEYPKNPIIITFDDVYVSQYKFAYPLLKKYNLKACFYAPFSFVGSTDSWNGGTEEIMTVSQLKDLDPAIIELGLHSFEHRPYSSLSMELIQEDFKKCHDFVSKHALNVCNVLAYPYGNFPREEPQKTIFFDVLKKQNIAYGLRIGNRLNKLPFKNNYELNRLDIKGEDSLFKFRLKLKFGKLSLF; encoded by the coding sequence ATGTATCATAATATTTGCGACCAGCCTTCCAAAAGCAAAGGACTGACTTTGTCTTATGAAAAATTGGAAATACAGTTTCAGTATTTAGTTGCTCAGGGCTATACAAGTTTGCATTTTAGTGACATTCAAAAGTTTAAACAAACAGATGAATATCCTAAAAACCCCATTATTATTACTTTTGATGATGTGTATGTGAGTCAATATAAATTCGCGTATCCTCTTCTTAAAAAATACAATTTAAAAGCATGTTTTTATGCACCTTTTTCTTTTGTTGGAAGTACTGATTCATGGAACGGTGGTACTGAAGAAATCATGACGGTTTCACAACTAAAGGATTTAGATCCAGCTATCATAGAACTTGGGTTGCATTCTTTTGAGCACCGTCCCTACAGTTCATTGTCAATGGAATTAATACAAGAAGATTTTAAAAAATGTCATGATTTTGTTTCCAAACATGCATTGAATGTGTGTAATGTTTTGGCGTATCCCTATGGTAATTTCCCACGAGAAGAACCTCAGAAAACTATTTTTTTTGATGTCTTAAAAAAGCAAAACATTGCTTATGGTTTAAGAATTGGAAATAGACTGAACAAACTCCCTTTCAAAAATAATTATGAATTAAACCGATTGGATATTAAAGGAGAAGACAGTTTGTTTAAATTCAGACTCAAATTAAAATTTGGAAAACTCTCTTTATTTTAG